A genome region from Manis javanica isolate MJ-LG chromosome 3, MJ_LKY, whole genome shotgun sequence includes the following:
- the POLR2H gene encoding DNA-directed RNA polymerases I, II, and III subunit RPABC3 isoform X2: MDLILDVNIQIYPVDLGDKFRLVIASTLYEDGTLDDGEYNPTDDRPSRADQFEYVMYGKVYRIEGDETSTEAATRLSAYVSYGGLLMRLQGDANNLHGFEVDSRVYLLMKKLAF, from the exons ATGGACCTAATCTTAGATGTAAACATTCAGATTTACCCTGTAGACTTGG GTGACAAGTTCCGGTTGGTCATAGCCAGTACCCTGTATGAAGATGGTACCCTGGATGATGGGGAATACAACCCCACAGATGATAGGCCTTCCAG GGCTGACCAATTTGAGTATGTAATGTATGGGAAAGTGTACAGAATTGAGGGAGACGAAACTTCTACTGAAGCAGCAACACGTCT CTCTGCCTACGTCTCCTATGGGGGCCTGCTCATGAGGCTGCAGGGTGATGCCAACAACCTGCATGGGTTTGAAGTGGATTCCAGAGTTTATCTCCTGATGAAGAAACTGGCCTTCTGA
- the POLR2H gene encoding DNA-directed RNA polymerases I, II, and III subunit RPABC3 isoform X1, with product MRYSIPLPPLFSRYLITHSSPFLHVRGFAYPSSRSRTFCCSPGPLTMAGILFEDIFDVKDIDPEGKKFDRVSRLHCESESFKMDLILDVNIQIYPVDLGDKFRLVIASTLYEDGTLDDGEYNPTDDRPSRADQFEYVMYGKVYRIEGDETSTEAATRLSAYVSYGGLLMRLQGDANNLHGFEVDSRVYLLMKKLAF from the exons ATGCGTTATTCTATTCCTTTGCCGCCGCTTTTCAGTCGCTACCTTATCACCCActcctctccttttctccacGTGAGGGGGTTCGCGTACCCCTCGTCGCGCTCTCGGACCTTCTGCTGCTCTCCTGGCCCCCTTACTATGGCGGGCATCCTGTTTGAGGATATTTTTGATGTGAAAGATATTGACCCGGAGGGCAAGAAGTTTGACCGAG TGTCTCGACTGCATTGTGAGAGTGAATCTTTCAAGATGGACCTAATCTTAGATGTAAACATTCAGATTTACCCTGTAGACTTGG GTGACAAGTTCCGGTTGGTCATAGCCAGTACCCTGTATGAAGATGGTACCCTGGATGATGGGGAATACAACCCCACAGATGATAGGCCTTCCAG GGCTGACCAATTTGAGTATGTAATGTATGGGAAAGTGTACAGAATTGAGGGAGACGAAACTTCTACTGAAGCAGCAACACGTCT CTCTGCCTACGTCTCCTATGGGGGCCTGCTCATGAGGCTGCAGGGTGATGCCAACAACCTGCATGGGTTTGAAGTGGATTCCAGAGTTTATCTCCTGATGAAGAAACTGGCCTTCTGA